A genomic window from Onychostoma macrolepis isolate SWU-2019 chromosome 22, ASM1243209v1, whole genome shotgun sequence includes:
- the LOC131529944 gene encoding complement factor H-related protein 1-like isoform X1: MDRHTAMHWGILLKSTFICQWEIMCAAPNIENAEIVGGQRLNYRINSRIKYKCRPGFEPEQPVHITCDSQTQWTGIQQCTDGTCQEQELKNIEIIFGYPSLTSPYKSGHILVFRCTDDNMRFYGQHSVKCQPDGRWNYPYPQCGGTVQCSKPTKNLQFVTLSDEKTEYGNSESLIYTCKKPYNESAGGVLMCQNGNWNGTYNCRNKICPPPPYLQHGDYSIISTKDDVITAVSYTCQSYYVLTKQHEVYKCVDGKWETPPKCLRPCEIDDIVKKYNLQLPTGKVYIRHAEKYRLNCRDGWNTGSEMKAYVDVSCSDGNLQIDKSCDAQNNSK, encoded by the exons ATggacaggcatacagcaatgcacTG GGGGATTTTGCTTAAAAGTACATTCATTTGCCAGTGGG aaaTAATGTGTGCAGCACCTAACATTGAAAATGCAGAGATTGTAGGAGGTCAGAGACTGAACTACAGAATCAATtcaagaataaaatataaatgtcgTCCTGGATTTGAACCAGAGCAGCCTGTACACATCACCTGTGACTCCCAGACTCAATggacaggcatacagcaatgcacTG atggTACCTGTCAGGAGCAAGAActcaaaaatatagaaattatatttGGATATCCGAGCCTCACCTCACCTTATAAATCTGGACATATCTTAGTTTTCCGATGCACTGATGACAACATGAGGTTTTACGGCCAACATTCAGTCAAATGCCAGCCAGATGGGAGGTGGAATTACCCATATCCACAATGTGGAG GAACAGTTCAGTGCTCCAAACCAACAAAGAACTTGCAGTTTGTGACACTGTCAGATGAGAAAACTGAATACGGCAACTCTGAGTCTCTGATATACACGTGCAAGAaaccatacaatgaaagtgcaGGAGGTGTTTTAATGTGTCAAAATGGAAACTGGAACGGAACATATAACTGCAGAA ATAAGATCTGTCCACCTCCTCCGTATCTTCAACATGGAGATTACAGCATCATCAGTACAAAAGATGATGTGATCACAGCAGTATCTTACACTTGCCAGTCTTACTATGTGCTTACCAAGCAACATGAAGTTTATAAGTGTGTAGATGGGAAATGGGAGACTCCTCCGAAATGTCTGA GACCTTGTGAAATTGATGACATTGTCAAGAAGTACAATCTACAGCTTCCTACAGGAAAGGTCTACATAAGGCATGCTGAAAAGTATAGACTGAACTGTAGAGATGGATGGAATACTGGAAGTGAGATGAAAGCATATGTGGATGTGTCGTGCTCGGATGGGAATCTACAGATTGACAAAAGTT GTGATGCACAGAATAACTCAAAATAA
- the LOC131529944 gene encoding complement factor H-like isoform X2 yields MCAAPNIENAEIVGGQRLNYRINSRIKYKCRPGFEPEQPVHITCDSQTQWTGIQQCTDGTCQEQELKNIEIIFGYPSLTSPYKSGHILVFRCTDDNMRFYGQHSVKCQPDGRWNYPYPQCGGTVQCSKPTKNLQFVTLSDEKTEYGNSESLIYTCKKPYNESAGGVLMCQNGNWNGTYNCRNKICPPPPYLQHGDYSIISTKDDVITAVSYTCQSYYVLTKQHEVYKCVDGKWETPPKCLRPCEIDDIVKKYNLQLPTGKVYIRHAEKYRLNCRDGWNTGSEMKAYVDVSCSDGNLQIDKSCDAQNNSK; encoded by the exons ATGTGTGCAGCACCTAACATTGAAAATGCAGAGATTGTAGGAGGTCAGAGACTGAACTACAGAATCAATtcaagaataaaatataaatgtcgTCCTGGATTTGAACCAGAGCAGCCTGTACACATCACCTGTGACTCCCAGACTCAATggacaggcatacagcaatgcacTG atggTACCTGTCAGGAGCAAGAActcaaaaatatagaaattatatttGGATATCCGAGCCTCACCTCACCTTATAAATCTGGACATATCTTAGTTTTCCGATGCACTGATGACAACATGAGGTTTTACGGCCAACATTCAGTCAAATGCCAGCCAGATGGGAGGTGGAATTACCCATATCCACAATGTGGAG GAACAGTTCAGTGCTCCAAACCAACAAAGAACTTGCAGTTTGTGACACTGTCAGATGAGAAAACTGAATACGGCAACTCTGAGTCTCTGATATACACGTGCAAGAaaccatacaatgaaagtgcaGGAGGTGTTTTAATGTGTCAAAATGGAAACTGGAACGGAACATATAACTGCAGAA ATAAGATCTGTCCACCTCCTCCGTATCTTCAACATGGAGATTACAGCATCATCAGTACAAAAGATGATGTGATCACAGCAGTATCTTACACTTGCCAGTCTTACTATGTGCTTACCAAGCAACATGAAGTTTATAAGTGTGTAGATGGGAAATGGGAGACTCCTCCGAAATGTCTGA GACCTTGTGAAATTGATGACATTGTCAAGAAGTACAATCTACAGCTTCCTACAGGAAAGGTCTACATAAGGCATGCTGAAAAGTATAGACTGAACTGTAGAGATGGATGGAATACTGGAAGTGAGATGAAAGCATATGTGGATGTGTCGTGCTCGGATGGGAATCTACAGATTGACAAAAGTT GTGATGCACAGAATAACTCAAAATAA